One region of Polynucleobacter sp. Adler-ghost genomic DNA includes:
- the msrP gene encoding protein-methionine-sulfoxide reductase catalytic subunit MsrP, translating to MSTNEEKRLSQEITPKAVFEGRRDLIKNAAAGAFGLALAPWFSREAIASNAQKLIATPNPNFVLKDESTSYQYVTGYNNFYEFGTDKSDPAAYAQSLQTRPWTVTIEGLVKKPMTLDIDALLKLAPMEERIYRMRCVEGWSMVIPWDGYSLSKLLNQVQPLGSAKYVEFITLADRKQMPGLKSQIIDWPYREGLRLDEAMNPLTLLTFGLYGETLPKQNGAPVRIVVPWKYGFKSAKSIVSIRLTEEMPKTSWSQFDAREYGFYSNVNPLVDHPRWSQATERRIGDSRGGFAPKIKTQMFNGYGDQVASMYTGMDLKKFY from the coding sequence ATGTCCACAAATGAGGAAAAACGGCTTTCCCAGGAAATTACCCCTAAAGCGGTCTTTGAGGGACGTCGTGACTTAATCAAGAATGCTGCGGCCGGAGCCTTTGGTCTAGCGTTAGCTCCTTGGTTCTCGCGCGAGGCAATTGCCAGCAATGCTCAAAAGTTAATTGCTACGCCAAACCCAAACTTTGTTTTGAAGGATGAATCAACCAGTTACCAGTATGTCACTGGCTATAACAACTTTTATGAGTTTGGAACAGATAAATCAGATCCCGCTGCTTATGCCCAAAGTTTGCAAACTCGGCCATGGACTGTGACGATTGAAGGTTTGGTTAAAAAGCCAATGACCTTGGATATAGATGCCTTGCTTAAGCTTGCTCCGATGGAGGAGCGTATTTATCGTATGCGCTGCGTTGAGGGTTGGTCTATGGTCATTCCTTGGGATGGTTACTCTTTATCCAAATTGCTGAATCAGGTGCAGCCTTTAGGTTCTGCGAAGTATGTTGAATTTATTACCTTAGCTGATCGCAAACAAATGCCAGGCCTGAAGAGTCAGATTATCGATTGGCCTTATCGAGAAGGTCTACGCTTAGATGAGGCTATGAACCCCCTGACACTCCTCACTTTTGGTCTTTATGGCGAGACACTACCAAAGCAAAATGGCGCCCCAGTCCGAATCGTCGTGCCCTGGAAATATGGTTTTAAGAGCGCTAAGTCGATCGTGAGCATTCGTTTAACAGAAGAAATGCCCAAGACGAGCTGGAGTCAGTTTGATGCGCGTGAGTATGGGTTTTATTCCAATGTAAATCCTTTGGTAGATCACCCCCGCTGGAGTCAGGCGACTGAGCGACGTATCGGTGACTCTAGAGGTGGCTTTGCTCCTAAAATCAAAACCCAAATGTTTAATGGTTATGGTGATCAGGTGGCGAGTATGTACACCGGGATGGATTT